One Phycisphaerae bacterium RAS2 DNA window includes the following coding sequences:
- a CDS encoding hypothetical protein (Activator of Hsp90 ATPase homolog 1-like protein), translating into MATNRKLQLGVGDEAVKKATGKTWDQWIAALDKAGCRKMDHKQIVAVLHSKHKIGPWWGQMVTVGYEQATGLRAKHEKPGGFSVSASRTLAAPVGQVFDAFNDAKTRARWLGKAALTIRKATKNKSLRITWDADDTRVDVNFYAKGAAKSMVAVEHDKLPDAKSAAKMKAYWGKALDGLKATL; encoded by the coding sequence ATGGCAACAAACCGCAAACTGCAACTCGGCGTCGGTGACGAGGCCGTGAAGAAGGCCACGGGCAAGACGTGGGACCAGTGGATCGCCGCGCTGGACAAGGCCGGCTGCCGCAAAATGGATCACAAGCAGATCGTGGCCGTGCTGCACAGCAAGCACAAGATCGGTCCGTGGTGGGGGCAGATGGTCACGGTGGGGTACGAGCAGGCGACGGGCCTGCGGGCCAAGCACGAGAAGCCCGGCGGGTTTTCGGTGAGCGCGAGTCGCACGCTGGCTGCGCCGGTGGGGCAGGTGTTCGACGCGTTCAACGATGCCAAGACGCGGGCGCGCTGGCTGGGCAAGGCCGCTCTCACGATCCGCAAGGCGACGAAGAACAAGTCGCTGCGCATCACGTGGGACGCCGACGACACGCGCGTCGATGTGAACTTCTACGCGAAGGGCGCGGCCAAGAGCATGGTGGCCGTGGAGCACGACAAGCTGCCCGACGCGAAGTCGGCCGCGAAGATGAAGGCGTACTGGGGCAAGGCGCTGGACGGATTGAAGGCGACGTTGTGA